Proteins encoded in a region of the Bacillus sp. T3 genome:
- the nusB gene encoding transcription antitermination factor NusB, with protein MKRRTAREKALQALFQIDMSQSEPNAAIEHVLEDQPNDDYLTTLVTGVVLHKQEIDELIKMHLEKWTLERLAPVDRNLLRLAIFELLHCKENVPANVVLDEAIEIAKLYGDDQSSRFINGVLSKVKEQML; from the coding sequence ATGAAAAGAAGAACAGCGAGAGAAAAGGCCCTGCAAGCATTATTTCAAATTGATATGAGTCAGTCTGAACCCAATGCTGCAATTGAACACGTTTTAGAAGACCAACCAAACGATGATTACTTAACGACACTAGTGACCGGCGTTGTCTTACATAAACAGGAAATAGACGAACTGATTAAAATGCACTTAGAAAAGTGGACGTTAGAACGATTAGCACCAGTTGACCGCAACCTGTTGAGATTGGCTATTTTTGAATTGCTCCATTGCAAGGAAAATGTACCGGCAAATGTTGTTCTTGACGAAGCAATTGAAATTGCTAAATTGTACGGAGACGATCAATCAAGTCGCTTTATTAACGGAGTATTATCTAAAGTAAAAGAACAAATGTTATAG
- a CDS encoding Asp23/Gls24 family envelope stress response protein — protein MSENILEMNQENNGHGKVEIAPEVIEVIAGIAASEVEGVSQMRGNFATGVVERLGKKNHGKGVKVELSEEGIKVDVYCILKFGVSIPTVAQKIQDNIRQALLNMTALEPVEVNIHIVGIQFENQKVENDFEQEI, from the coding sequence ATGAGTGAAAATATCTTGGAGATGAATCAAGAAAACAATGGGCATGGGAAGGTTGAGATTGCTCCTGAGGTGATTGAAGTAATTGCTGGAATCGCCGCAAGCGAAGTTGAAGGCGTATCACAAATGCGTGGGAATTTCGCTACTGGCGTAGTAGAACGATTAGGGAAAAAAAATCATGGTAAAGGGGTAAAGGTCGAACTTTCGGAAGAAGGTATAAAGGTCGATGTTTATTGTATCCTGAAATTTGGTGTCTCGATTCCGACTGTTGCCCAAAAAATCCAAGACAATATTCGCCAAGCACTTCTGAATATGACGGCGTTAGAGCCAGTTGAAGTCAATATTCACATTGTCGGTATCCAATTCGAAAACCAAAAGGTTGAAAACGATTTCGAGCAAGAGATTTAA